One window from the genome of Magnolia sinica isolate HGM2019 chromosome 4, MsV1, whole genome shotgun sequence encodes:
- the LOC131242064 gene encoding (R)-mandelonitrile lyase-like isoform X2: protein MEELQGIIHGLSTAVLLSLFAFSSFCSASSTHEAVGHKVPFMTVDFEDVLGRSFDYIIVGGGTSGCPLAATLSTRYSVLLVERGGSPYGNPLIEERKNHGFLLIQTNQFTSIAQAFISEEGVSNRRGRVLGGTTTINGGLYSRASEDYIQRVGWDAELVRESYEWVESKMVFRPNPPTPWQSVSAEGMVEAGVQPFNGFSLEHVKGTKVGGSIFDIHGRRHTAADLLAAGNSKRITVLLNATVQNVIFHDGGDGKKPRAHGIRFIRSDGNPNHFYEAYLSYPKGSRSWGDVILSAGTLGSPQILMLSGIGPQEHLKHFNISPLVDARGVGQAMQDNPSIAFRLNYSPNAFQNPQPDPPQVVGISDGFRIILISVILPTSPNTTRTRIVAKNANPVSRGSLRLWSTDPRQNPSVKFNYLAKERDLDECVEMAHLVEKVAHSRSIETFLGRRQSGIMNGSKYRDEELRDFCKKNVSTFYHYHGGCVVGSVVDKDYRVFGVKGLRVIDGSTLLKSPGTNPMATLLMLGRYQGIKMIRKRNYNSVSYPSESDDQYMTHPQPRSNSP, encoded by the exons CAGTAGGACACAAAGTCCCATTCATGACGGTAGACTTCGAGGATGTATTGGGCAGATCATTCGACTACATAATCGTTGGGGGAGGCACGAGTGGCTGCCCCTTGGCCGCCACACTATCCACGAGATACTCAGTGTTGTTAGTGGAACGTGGTGGGTCACCTTACGGGAATCCCCTCATTGAAGAAAGGAAGAATCACGGGTTTCTGTTGATCCAAACCAATCAATTCACATCCATCGCCCAAGCATTCATCTCAGAGGAAGGAGTGTCCAATCGCAGGGGAAGAGTACTGGGTGGAACAACCACAATCAATGGTGGATTATATAGTAGAGCTAGTGAGGATTATATTCAGAGAGTTGGGTGGGATGCAGAGTTAGTCAGGGAATCTTATGAATGGGTGGAATCTAAGATGGTTTTTCGACCGAATCCTCCAACCCCATGGCAATCTGTTTCTGCGGAGGGCATGGTTGAAGCAGGAGTTCAGCCTTTCAATGGTTTTAGTTTGGAGCATGTAAAGGGAACAAAAGTAGGAGGTAGCATCTTTGATATTCATGGAAGAAGACATACCGCTGCTGATTTATTAGCGGCCGGGAATTCAAAGAGAATCACTGTTCTTTTGAATGCAACAGTCCAAAATGTAATCTTCCACGATGGAG GTGATGGGAAGAAGCCCAGGGCACATGGCATAAGATTCATTAGGAGCGATGGCAATCCAAACCACTTCTACGAAGCATATCTCAGCTATCCAAAGGGTTCAAGATCTTGGGGCGATGTGATACTATCTGCTGGCACACTGGGCAGTCCTCAGATCCTCATGCTGAGCGGCATCGGGCCCCAAGAACATCTCAAGCACTTCAACATCTCCCCTCTCGTTGATGCCAGAGGAGTAGGCCAAGCCATGCAGGACAACCCATCAATTGCCTTTCGCTTAAACTACTCTCCTAATGCTTTTCAAAATCCACAGCCCGATCCACCTCAAGTTGTGGGAATTTCAGACGGTTTCCGAATAATACTAATATCCGTTATTCTTCCCACAAGCCCCAACACAACTAGAACACGCATTGTGGCTAAAAATGCAAACCCTGTATCAAGAGGGTCGCTAAGGCTATGGAGCACAGATCCCAGGCAGAATCCTTCAGTGAAATTCAACTACCTAGCTAAGGAAAGGGACTTGGATGAATGTGTTGAAATGGCCCATCTGGTTGAGAAAGTTGCACATTCCAGATCGATCGAAACATTTCTAGGAAGAAGGCAATCAGGAATCATGAACGGCAGTAAGTATAGAGACGAGGAATTGAGGGACTTTTGCAAGAAGAATGTGTCGACATTTTACCATTATCATGGAGGGTGTGTTGTTGGGTCTGTTGTAGACAAGGATTACAGAGTTTTCGGAGTGAAGGGTTTGAGGGTCATTGATGGATCAACTTTGCTCAAGTCCCCCGGTACAAATCCAATGGCAACTCTGTTAATGCTAGGCAGGTACCAAGGAATTAAGATGATAAGGAAGAGAAATTATAACTCAGTAAGTTATCCTTCAGAATCTGATGACCAGTACATGACTCACCCTCAACCAAGATCTAACTCGCCGTGA
- the LOC131242064 gene encoding (R)-mandelonitrile lyase-like isoform X1 yields the protein MEELQGIIHGLSTAVLLSLFAFSSFCSASSTHEAVGHKVPFMTVDFEDVLGRSFDYIIVGGGTSGCPLAATLSTRYSVLLVERGGSPYGNPLIEERKNHGFLLIQTNQFTSIAQAFISEEGVSNRRGRVLGGTTTINGGLYSRASEDYIQRVGWDAELVRESYEWVESKMVFRPNPPTPWQSVSAEGMVEAGVQPFNGFSLEHVKGTKVGGSIFDIHGRRHTAADLLAAGNSKRITVLLNATVQNVIFHDGGKCKRSVGDGKKPRAHGIRFIRSDGNPNHFYEAYLSYPKGSRSWGDVILSAGTLGSPQILMLSGIGPQEHLKHFNISPLVDARGVGQAMQDNPSIAFRLNYSPNAFQNPQPDPPQVVGISDGFRIILISVILPTSPNTTRTRIVAKNANPVSRGSLRLWSTDPRQNPSVKFNYLAKERDLDECVEMAHLVEKVAHSRSIETFLGRRQSGIMNGSKYRDEELRDFCKKNVSTFYHYHGGCVVGSVVDKDYRVFGVKGLRVIDGSTLLKSPGTNPMATLLMLGRYQGIKMIRKRNYNSVSYPSESDDQYMTHPQPRSNSP from the exons CAGTAGGACACAAAGTCCCATTCATGACGGTAGACTTCGAGGATGTATTGGGCAGATCATTCGACTACATAATCGTTGGGGGAGGCACGAGTGGCTGCCCCTTGGCCGCCACACTATCCACGAGATACTCAGTGTTGTTAGTGGAACGTGGTGGGTCACCTTACGGGAATCCCCTCATTGAAGAAAGGAAGAATCACGGGTTTCTGTTGATCCAAACCAATCAATTCACATCCATCGCCCAAGCATTCATCTCAGAGGAAGGAGTGTCCAATCGCAGGGGAAGAGTACTGGGTGGAACAACCACAATCAATGGTGGATTATATAGTAGAGCTAGTGAGGATTATATTCAGAGAGTTGGGTGGGATGCAGAGTTAGTCAGGGAATCTTATGAATGGGTGGAATCTAAGATGGTTTTTCGACCGAATCCTCCAACCCCATGGCAATCTGTTTCTGCGGAGGGCATGGTTGAAGCAGGAGTTCAGCCTTTCAATGGTTTTAGTTTGGAGCATGTAAAGGGAACAAAAGTAGGAGGTAGCATCTTTGATATTCATGGAAGAAGACATACCGCTGCTGATTTATTAGCGGCCGGGAATTCAAAGAGAATCACTGTTCTTTTGAATGCAACAGTCCAAAATGTAATCTTCCACGATGGAGGTAAGTGCAAAAGATCGGTAG GTGATGGGAAGAAGCCCAGGGCACATGGCATAAGATTCATTAGGAGCGATGGCAATCCAAACCACTTCTACGAAGCATATCTCAGCTATCCAAAGGGTTCAAGATCTTGGGGCGATGTGATACTATCTGCTGGCACACTGGGCAGTCCTCAGATCCTCATGCTGAGCGGCATCGGGCCCCAAGAACATCTCAAGCACTTCAACATCTCCCCTCTCGTTGATGCCAGAGGAGTAGGCCAAGCCATGCAGGACAACCCATCAATTGCCTTTCGCTTAAACTACTCTCCTAATGCTTTTCAAAATCCACAGCCCGATCCACCTCAAGTTGTGGGAATTTCAGACGGTTTCCGAATAATACTAATATCCGTTATTCTTCCCACAAGCCCCAACACAACTAGAACACGCATTGTGGCTAAAAATGCAAACCCTGTATCAAGAGGGTCGCTAAGGCTATGGAGCACAGATCCCAGGCAGAATCCTTCAGTGAAATTCAACTACCTAGCTAAGGAAAGGGACTTGGATGAATGTGTTGAAATGGCCCATCTGGTTGAGAAAGTTGCACATTCCAGATCGATCGAAACATTTCTAGGAAGAAGGCAATCAGGAATCATGAACGGCAGTAAGTATAGAGACGAGGAATTGAGGGACTTTTGCAAGAAGAATGTGTCGACATTTTACCATTATCATGGAGGGTGTGTTGTTGGGTCTGTTGTAGACAAGGATTACAGAGTTTTCGGAGTGAAGGGTTTGAGGGTCATTGATGGATCAACTTTGCTCAAGTCCCCCGGTACAAATCCAATGGCAACTCTGTTAATGCTAGGCAGGTACCAAGGAATTAAGATGATAAGGAAGAGAAATTATAACTCAGTAAGTTATCCTTCAGAATCTGATGACCAGTACATGACTCACCCTCAACCAAGATCTAACTCGCCGTGA